Proteins found in one Cobetia sp. L2A1 genomic segment:
- the rng gene encoding ribonuclease G — MSGEVLINLTPMETRVAVVENGVLQEAFIERSGRRGIVGNIYRGKVVRVLPGMQAAFVDIGLERAAFIHAQEVMPAHTPHDEQRSIRDLLSEGQSLVVQVTKDPIGTKGARLTTHLSVPSRYLVYMPDSPHTGVSQRIESDAERDRLKEMTERCLMALDPDAPGGFILRTAAEGISEAELKQDMHFLLRLWRKVSERRLTAAVPSAIYDDLPLFMRTLRDVMRDEIERVRIDSRENFVRLKEFASEFMPDMESRIEYYPGERPIFDLFSVEDELHKAMGRKVQLKSGGYLVIDQTEAMTTIDVNTGGFVGHRNLEETIFKTNLEAATAIARQLRLRNLGGIIIIDFIDMEETEHQRQVLRVLEKSLERDHAKNKMTGVTELGLVQLTRKRTRESLEQVLCEACPTCQGRGTLKTPETICYEIFREIMREERAYSPDTYMVLASQNVVDRLLDEDSASVADLESFIGKTIRFQVETHYTQEQYDIVLM, encoded by the coding sequence ATGAGCGGCGAGGTATTGATCAACCTGACACCGATGGAGACCCGCGTAGCGGTTGTCGAAAATGGTGTCCTGCAGGAAGCGTTCATCGAACGCAGTGGACGACGTGGCATCGTCGGTAATATCTACCGTGGCAAGGTCGTGCGAGTGCTGCCGGGCATGCAAGCCGCTTTTGTCGATATTGGTCTCGAACGTGCTGCCTTCATTCATGCTCAAGAGGTGATGCCGGCCCATACGCCACATGATGAGCAGCGCTCGATTCGTGATCTGCTGAGCGAAGGTCAATCACTGGTGGTTCAGGTCACCAAGGACCCTATCGGCACCAAGGGCGCGCGGCTGACGACGCATCTTTCCGTGCCGTCGCGTTACCTGGTGTATATGCCGGATTCTCCGCACACCGGAGTGTCACAGCGGATTGAAAGCGATGCCGAGCGGGATCGTCTCAAGGAGATGACCGAGCGCTGCCTGATGGCACTTGATCCTGATGCGCCCGGTGGCTTTATCTTGCGAACCGCTGCGGAAGGTATCAGCGAGGCGGAGCTCAAGCAGGATATGCACTTCCTGTTGCGGTTATGGCGCAAAGTCAGTGAGCGTCGCCTGACTGCTGCTGTGCCGAGCGCGATCTACGATGACTTGCCGCTATTCATGCGGACTCTGCGCGATGTCATGCGTGACGAGATTGAACGCGTGCGTATCGACTCTCGTGAGAATTTTGTGCGGCTCAAGGAGTTCGCCAGCGAATTCATGCCGGACATGGAAAGCCGTATCGAGTACTACCCTGGTGAGCGGCCGATCTTTGATCTGTTCAGTGTCGAGGATGAGCTGCACAAGGCGATGGGGCGCAAGGTCCAGCTGAAGAGTGGTGGCTACCTCGTCATCGACCAGACAGAAGCGATGACGACCATCGACGTCAACACGGGCGGCTTTGTCGGGCATCGCAATCTTGAAGAGACCATTTTCAAGACCAACCTCGAAGCCGCAACTGCCATCGCCCGCCAGCTTCGACTGCGTAATCTTGGTGGCATCATCATCATCGACTTCATCGACATGGAAGAGACCGAGCATCAGCGCCAGGTGCTGCGCGTGCTCGAGAAGTCGCTGGAGCGTGATCATGCCAAGAACAAGATGACCGGCGTCACCGAACTTGGCTTGGTACAGCTGACTCGCAAGCGCACCCGTGAGAGTCTTGAGCAAGTCCTGTGTGAAGCCTGCCCGACCTGCCAGGGCCGCGGCACGCTTAAAACGCCCGAAACGATCTGCTACGAAATCTTCCGCGAGATCATGCGTGAAGAGCGTGCCTATAGTCCGGATACCTACATGGTGCTGGCGTCCCAGAATGTCGTGGATCGCCTGTTGGATGAGGATTCTGCCTCGGTGGCAGATCTTGAAAGCTTTATCGGCAAGACCATCCGTTTTCAGGTCGAAACGCATTACACTCAAGAGCAATATGACATTGTTCTCATGTGA
- a CDS encoding Maf family protein produces MSHDVPVPSLGAGLSSHSRSSVSAEASSSSPPLILASGSPRRRDLLASIGVPCVVAPADIDESPWVGESPEHYVLRMAREKAQAGYRAQLDWRGSHARSPTGIVVLGADTALALEGRILGKPRDEADAREMLLGLSGRSHQVLSGIALCYGPLVGEHMEEGGGSAKGEEGSLQMHCEAELVESRVTFRTITPEEVARYWATGEPADKAGGYAIQGLGAVFVSHLQGSYSAVVGLPLHETSRMLMAQGIGCWQD; encoded by the coding sequence ATGTCACATGATGTTCCTGTCCCCAGCCTTGGTGCTGGCTTGAGTTCACATTCACGTTCAAGCGTCTCAGCAGAGGCTTCCTCCTCATCGCCGCCATTGATATTGGCCTCAGGTTCACCACGCCGTCGTGATCTGCTGGCCAGCATCGGTGTGCCCTGTGTGGTCGCACCAGCGGATATCGATGAATCACCATGGGTGGGCGAGTCACCGGAGCATTATGTGTTGCGTATGGCGCGCGAAAAGGCACAGGCCGGCTATCGTGCCCAGCTGGACTGGCGCGGAAGCCACGCACGATCGCCTACTGGCATCGTGGTGTTGGGCGCCGATACGGCATTGGCGCTCGAAGGCAGGATTCTGGGCAAGCCGCGCGATGAAGCCGATGCGCGTGAGATGCTGCTGGGGCTTTCCGGGCGTAGCCATCAGGTATTGAGTGGCATTGCGCTATGTTATGGCCCGTTGGTGGGCGAGCACATGGAAGAAGGGGGAGGTAGCGCAAAGGGCGAGGAAGGCAGCTTGCAGATGCACTGCGAGGCTGAACTGGTTGAGAGTCGCGTCACCTTTCGCACCATTACACCGGAGGAGGTTGCGCGTTATTGGGCAACCGGCGAACCAGCCGACAAGGCCGGTGGTTATGCGATTCAAGGGTTGGGCGCTGTGTTCGTCAGCCATCTGCAGGGCAGCTACAGCGCGGTGGTGGGGCTCCCGCTACACGAAACATCACGAATGCTGATGGCGCAGGGCATAGGTTGCTGGCAGGACTGA
- the mreC gene encoding rod shape-determining protein MreC, giving the protein MLCAVWLVPARGGSAIKPLFTRGPVPGYRMLLCAVLSFALMFAENRFSWMVDVRASMATLVSPVQWVVSLPTEGLSWGALVFADQQELANENRALREQLLNLSSRVQRMASLSTENARLRELLNAGQRSDVPYITSQLLTLDADPFSHRMVVDRGEQDGVRIGLPVLDAYGLVGQVISTSAYNSRVLMISDASHAVPVEVNRNGLRFIAQGSGKIDQVTVLHVPDTADIRVGDLLVTSGLALRFPRGLPVARVTEVYHDPGKPFARVSAEPIAQLERSRNFLIQMPPAIDVDNLYVGDSLDELPRDNVAAPKEAEATSAEEATEAQAAAEADGENN; this is encoded by the coding sequence ATGCTGTGTGCTGTATGGCTGGTCCCGGCCCGTGGAGGAAGTGCTATCAAACCCCTGTTCACGCGTGGCCCCGTGCCCGGCTATCGCATGCTGCTGTGTGCGGTGCTGTCGTTCGCGTTGATGTTTGCCGAAAACCGCTTCAGCTGGATGGTCGACGTGCGTGCCAGCATGGCGACACTGGTTTCCCCTGTGCAGTGGGTTGTCAGTCTGCCAACCGAAGGCCTCAGCTGGGGCGCGCTGGTGTTTGCTGACCAGCAGGAGCTTGCCAACGAGAATCGGGCGCTGCGTGAGCAGCTGCTCAATCTGTCTAGCCGTGTGCAACGCATGGCGAGTCTGTCCACTGAGAACGCGCGCCTGCGTGAGCTACTCAATGCTGGGCAGCGTAGTGATGTCCCCTATATCACCTCCCAGCTTTTGACGCTTGATGCTGACCCGTTCTCTCATCGCATGGTCGTAGACCGTGGTGAACAGGATGGTGTACGGATTGGCCTGCCGGTGCTGGATGCCTATGGTCTGGTGGGTCAGGTCATTTCCACTTCTGCCTATAACAGTCGCGTGCTGATGATCAGTGATGCGAGTCATGCTGTGCCAGTTGAAGTGAATCGCAATGGCCTGCGCTTCATCGCGCAGGGTAGCGGCAAGATTGATCAGGTAACCGTGCTGCACGTGCCGGACACCGCCGATATTCGCGTTGGCGACTTGTTGGTGACGTCTGGTCTTGCATTGCGCTTTCCGCGTGGGCTTCCGGTGGCACGTGTCACCGAGGTCTACCATGACCCCGGAAAACCGTTTGCCCGCGTCAGCGCTGAACCGATTGCCCAGCTTGAGCGCTCGCGTAACTTCCTGATCCAGATGCCGCCGGCAATCGATGTAGACAACCTCTATGTAGGCGACAGTCTCGATGAGTTGCCGCGCGATAATGTCGCTGCACCAAAAGAAGCGGAGGCAACGTCGGCAGAAGAGGCAACCGAAGCACAGGCAGCTGCCGAAGCTGATGGGGAGAACAACTGA
- the mreD gene encoding rod shape-determining protein MreD, with protein sequence MAFRPQTTLLCWFSLLLALCLQVMPLPDAWLIWRPQWLGLMLVYWCIVSPQSVGVIHGFTFGLALDVLQGAPLGHNALVLSLTAFMGVLLYQRIRAYSLLQQAFLIIVVLGIAQLVDQWLRSIFGAGPVNLSFLLSAVIGGALWPWLYTLLQMLRRRLTA encoded by the coding sequence ATGGCTTTTCGTCCCCAGACCACCTTGTTGTGCTGGTTTTCATTACTGCTCGCACTGTGTCTGCAGGTGATGCCATTACCGGATGCCTGGTTGATCTGGCGTCCGCAATGGCTAGGCCTGATGCTGGTCTACTGGTGTATCGTTTCGCCGCAGAGTGTCGGGGTCATCCATGGATTTACCTTTGGTCTGGCACTGGATGTTCTGCAAGGCGCGCCGCTGGGTCACAATGCGCTGGTGTTGTCGCTGACAGCCTTCATGGGGGTACTGCTCTATCAGCGGATACGTGCCTATTCGTTGTTGCAGCAGGCCTTTCTGATCATCGTAGTGCTGGGGATTGCTCAGCTGGTCGACCAGTGGCTAAGAAGTATCTTTGGTGCTGGCCCCGTGAATCTCTCCTTCCTGCTATCAGCAGTGATTGGTGGCGCATTGTGGCCGTGGCTCTATACCTTGCTCCAGATGCTACGCCGTCGATTGACGGCCTGA